ACGCCGACTCGGAACTCTCCGGTGACTTTGCCGAAACGCCCCCAGGGCCGACGCCTGAGCCGGCCGCGGCGGTGGCGGTGGCGGAACCAGCAGCCGCTCCCGCCCCTGCCCCGGATCCACCCGCGGCCCCGCACCCGGTGTCCACCGGACTGATCGATTCCGTCCCCTGGCACACCGGCGGGGCCCGTTCCTCGCCGGCTGCGCCCGCGCCGGCACCTGCGCTTGCGCCACTGCCGGCGGTCCCCCTGCCGACGGCGGCACAGCAGCACGTTCCGATGCTCCCGGCCGCCCGCACCGAAACGGACGCCGACCACGACGGCCAGACCATCATCAAGGGCGACCTCGCCGGTGCCGGCCCGCAGCCGCCCAGCACCCAGCGCGCGGCGGCGGAACAGGCTACCGGACCGATGGTGCTTGCCCGGGTCTGCCCGCAGGGCCACGCCAACCCGTCCACGTGCGCCCAGTGCGGCCGCTGCGGCCAGCCGCTGCCCGGTGACGGCGTCCAGGTCAGGCGGCCCCGCCTCGGCCAGATGCGCCTGTCCACCGGTGAGCTGATCGACCTGACCCAGTCCCTCATCGTGGGACGCCAGCCTTCGGTGTCCCGCGTCCAGGGCGCCGTGATGCCCAAGCTGATTCAAGTAGCGAGCCCCAGCGGAGACATCTCCCGCTCGCATGTGGAGGTCCGGCTAGAAGGCTGGCACGTGATGCTGTGTGATTTGAAGGCGACCAACGGCACGGTACTGGTCCGCGAAGGACAACCCCCGCGCCGGCTCGCCCAGGGCGAAATGGCAATCGTGCTGGACGGTGACATCGCCGAGGTCGGCGACGGCATCTCGCTGCGTTTTGAGGAGATCCCGTGAGCTCCAAACGGCCGGTAGCCCCGCCGCCGGTGATTCCGGGCTTCAATTACATCAGCCTGCTCGGCTCCGGCGGATTCTCCGACGTCTATCTCTACGGGCAGGAGCGGCCGCGCCGCAATGTCGCCGTCAAGGTACTGCTTTCGGACCTGAAGACCGAGGGTGCCCGCCGCCGCTTCGAATCCGAAGCAAACTTGATGGCGCAGTTGTCCTCGCACCCTTACATCGTGACGATCTTCGAAGCCGAAATCACCGACGCCGGGCATTCCTACCTCGCGATGGAGTACTGCTCGCGGCCCAGCCTGGACGTCCGCTACCGTCGGCAGCCCTTCAGCGTGGACGAGGTGCTCGCAGTCGGCATCCAGGTGGCGTCCGCCGTCGAGACCGCCCACCGGGCCGGGATAGCGCACCGCGACATCAAGCCGGCGAACATCCTCGTCACCGACTACAACCGGCCGGCCCTGACTGACTTCGGGATCTCCGGAACCCTCGCCGGCGACTCGGACGAGGACGCCGGCATGTCCATCCCGTGGTCGCCGCCCGAGCAGTTCACCGGCCACCATGTCGACGGGGTCCTGGTGGACGTCTGGGCGCTCGGCGCCACGCTGTACACCCTGCTGGCCGGCCGGTCCCCGTTTGTGCTGCCGGGGGCGGACAACTCCCAGCGGGAGCTGATCTCACGGATCACCAACTTGCCGGTGCCCAAGCTGGGCCGCGCCGATGTCCCGGAATCCCTGGAACTGGCGCTCGCGACGGCGATGGCCAAGGCCGCACCATCCCGATACTCCTCGGCGCACGCTTTCGCACTGGCCCTGCAGCGGATCCAGGCCGAGCTGAACCTCTCCGTGACACCGTTCGAGGTCCTGGAGGAACCGCGCGCGGAGGAAAACCATCCGGACGACGGCTTCGAAGAAACCAGGGTCCGCAGCGTCGCCGCGATCGACCCGGACGCCACCGGCAACACACCGACCTTCCCGGCCCGGTTCGGCGGCGCTGACACCAGTTCCACAGTGGACAACGCAACAACGTTCAACAACGCAACCATCCACCGCCCGCCGGCGCTGCCGGCCTTCGAGGCCCCCGTAACCGGAGCCGCCGAAGGAGCTGCGGCCCCCGAAGATGACCTTGCGGCCACGGTCAACCGCTCCAGCACGGCCCCCGCGGCCAGCCCAAACGACGGCGCGGAGGCCCACCCGGCCGGCCACGGCCGACGCACGCTGCTGCTCTCGATTGTCGGCGGCACCGTCCTGGTGGCCGCCGCCGTGCTCGGAATAGTTGCGTCAACCACCGGGTCCGAGCCGGCTCCGAAAGCCACCGACCAGGTCAGCAAACCGCCCGCCGACGCCCTGGACAACGGCACAGTGCCCGACGTCACCGCGCTGGCCGGGGTGGCCGGGGCGGCCGGGAAGGTCAGCTTCACTTGGACCAACCCGCAGCCGAAACCCGGCGACAGCTACAAGTGGCGGGTCCACACTCTCAAGGGTGACGGGGACTACCAGTCGTCCGCCGGGCCGGCCGCTGAAATTGCCGCGAATCCGGCCGAACCCAGCTGCATTCAGGTGATGATCGTCCGCACCGACGGGGCGTCTTCGCCGCTGGGTCCGGATTCGATCGCCTGCGTCAGCAAATAGCAGCAACAATGTCCAGAAAGGCATGGCATATGGGGGATCTGGCGATAGATTTCTGCGGCGAGTGGCATGAGCCCGCGGACGATGACATCTTCAGCATCGGCCGCGAAGGCGACCTTGAGGTGGATGACAATCCGTACCTGCACCGGCAGTTCCTGCAGATCGCCCGCTACGACGGCATCTGGTGGCTGAACAATGTCGGCAGCAGGCTCTCGGCCACCATCGCTGACGCCTCCGGCGGGATGCAGGCCTGGCTCTCGCCGGGCGCACGGATTCCACTGGTCTTTAGCCTGACCAACGTCATCTTCACCGCAGGCCCCACCACCTACGAGTTTGCCGTCCACCTGCGGACTCCTGCGTTTCGGCAGGAATCCCGCGACGCGGACAGCAGCGGAGACACCACTATCGGCCCGGTGCTTTTTACCGACTCGCAGAAGGCCCTGATCGTGGCCCTCGCCGAACCCATGCTGCGCCGCGACGGGACCGGCTTCAGCGCCATCCCGTCCTCGGCAGAGGCCGCCAGGTCGCTGGGCTGGGCCCTGACCCGGTTCAACAGAAAGCTGGACAATGTGTGCGACAAGCTCGACAAAGCGGGGGTCGCCGGCCTGCGTGGAGGCGGCGGAAAACTTGCGAGCAACCGCCGCGCACGGCTCGTTGAACATGCCATCACCTCACACCTGGTGACGGCGGCGGACCTGCACCTGCTGGGCGGGCCCGGCCTGGGCCAGCCCGCTCATGACCTGAACGGAGTTGAGGAAGCGTGAGAATCCGACTGACGCTGCGCCGCGACCCGGCCGAAGCGAAAGACCTTGCCGTCACCGTTGACGGGCTAGCCACCGTGGCTGACATCGCCACCCAGCTTTGGGCGGCCGACCCCTCCCGGCGGGGCACTGCGCCGCCGCCAAACCTGTCCTTGAGCATCGAGGAAGCCTTCGCCGCCGGCGGCATGAAGGGCAGCGTCCTGGACCGCGGGGACAACCTGCTCGAATCCGGGCTGCGGCCGGGCTCCATTGTCTCGCTCGCCCGGCTCAGCGAGCAGTTCGGGACGCCCGGGGCGAGCCGCGGTCCGGCGGCGGCAACGCTGCGTGTGCTCTCCGGACCCGACGTCGGACGCGAATTCTCGCTGCCCTCGGGCACCAGCTACCTCGGCCGCGGCCGCGACGCCGACGTCCGGCTCACGGACCCCCTGACTTCCAAGCGGCACGCCCGCATCACTGTCGGCGAGACAGTCGAGATCGTGGACACAAATTCGGCCAACGGGCTGTTGATGGACGGGCTGCCGGTCACCCGCGCGACGCTTAACTCCTCGGACACGGTGGCCCTGGGCGACACAACCGTCTCCGTGGTCTCCCTTGGCACCGGGCACAGCTCCGCGCCAAGCTCCCCGTTGATCGACTTCAACCGCTCCCCGCGGGTGGTGCCGCGCTTCGAACTGCAAAAACGGATGCTCCCGGCCGGACCCAAGCGCCAGGAGCACCACGCCTTCCCGTACATCATGCTGCTGGCGCCGCTGATGATGGGCGGAATCCTGTTTGCCGTCACCCAAAATGTGCTCTCGGTGGTGTTTATGCTGATGATGCCGTTGTTCATCGTGGGCCATTACGTAGACCAGAAGCTGCAGGCCAAACGGGAACGGAAGGAACAGCTAAAGCAGTTCCGCGAGTCGATGGCGGCGTTCCGGGCCGAAACTACGCGGCTGCAGAACGTGGAACGCTCCGTCCGGCTGCAGGAAACACCCTCGGTCAGTGACACCGTGGACTCGATCTACAAGCTCGGCCCGCTGCTCTGGACCCACCGGCCCGAGCACACCGGATTCCTGGGACTTCGCTTCGGCCTGGGCACCGCGCCCTCAAGGATCCAGTTCGAAGAGCCCAACAGCAGCGATACCGAAGCCGAGTACATGGCCGAAATCCAGCAGTGCCTGGCACAGTTCCGGGACATCGAAGGTGTGCCGATCGTCTCGCAGTTGCGCTCCGCCGGCTCCTTCGGCCTCGCCGGTCCCCGCGGCCTGGTCGACGATGTTGCCCGCGGGATGGTCTTGCAGCTCGCGGGCCTGCATTCGCCAGCGGAAGTGGTGCTGGCCGCCATCACCTCGGCGCAATCCAAGGAACGCTGGGAGTGGCTGCAGTGGCTCCCGCACGTCGGCTCCGGCCACAGCCCGCTCAGCGGCGACCATCTTGCCGCCGGCCCGGGGGGCGGCTCGGCCCTGCTGTCAAGGCTGGAAGACCTGATCGACCAGCGCGAGGCAGCATCCCAGACGCCCCGCCCCGTCCTGCGGCCCGGCGTCGACCCGCTCAGCACCGACCTTGCCGGGCCGCTGCTGCCCACCGTGCTGGTGGTCGTCGAGGACGACGCCCCGGTGGACCGCGGCAGGCTCACCCGGATGCTCGAACGCGGCCCCGACTCGGGGGTACACGTGATGTGGGTGGCTTCGTCGGTGCAGCAACTGCCGGCCGCGTGCCGGGACTTTATGGCCATCGACGGCGAGCACGGAACCACCACCGGCCAGGTCCGGCTCGGCCGGCACACCTTCCCGGTGAGCTGCGAAAGCCTCGATGCCGGCCTGGCAGCCCAACTGGCGCGGATGCTCACCCCCGTTGTGGACGTCGGCAAGCCGCTCGAGGACGAATCCGACCTGCCCCGGGCAGTTTCCTACGCCACCTTGATCGGCAAGGATTTCCTGGACAAGCCGGCCGTCGTGGCCGAACGCTGGACCGAGAACAACTCCGTCCGGGCCTCCGCGGTGCCCAACCGCAAGGACAACGGCACGCTCCGGGCACTGGTCGGCTCCAAAGGCATCGAACCGCTCTACCTCGACCTCAAAAACGAGGGACCGCACGCACTTGTTGGCGGCACCACCGGCGCCGGAAAATCCGAGTTCCTGCAGTCCTGGGTGATGGGAATGGCCGCAGCGTACAGCCCGGACCGGGTAAGTTTCCTTTTCGTTGACTACAAGGGCGGCGCCGCGTTCGCGGACTGCCTGCAGCTGCCGCACACCGTGGGCTTGGTCACCGACCTGTCCCAGCACCTTGTCCGCCGTGCCTTGACCTCCCTGCGGGCCGAACTGCACTACCGCGAACGGCTGTTGAACCGGAAAAAGGCCAAGGACCTGCTGGAGCTCCAGCGCGAAGCGGACCCGGACGCGCCGCCGTACCTGATCATCATTGTGGACGAGTTCGCGGCGTTGGCCACCGAAGTCCCGGAGTTTGTCGACGGCGTGGTGGACGTCGCCGCCCGCGGCCGCTCCCTGGGCCTGCACCTGATCCTGGCCACCCAGCGCCCGGCCGGGGTGATCAAGGAAAGCCTGCGCGCCAACACCAACCTGCGGGTGGCGCTGCGGATGGCCGATGAGGATGACGCGATCGACATCCTCGGCGTGCCGACGGCTGCGTACTTCGACCCCTCCATTCCCGGACGCGGCGCCGCCAAGACCGGTCCCGGCCGGATCCAGGGCTTCCAGACCGGTTACGCCGGCGGCTGGACCACCGAGAAGCCGCAGCGGCCGCAGATCGAGATCGTCGAGATGGCCTTCGGCTCAGGTCCGGCCTGGGCCGCGCCGGTACCCGAGAACCCGGTGCAGGAAGAAGCGGCGGGTCTGAACGACATCGCCAGGATGACGGCGAACATCATCAAAGCCGCCGACGTACTCTCCATCGAGCCTCCCCGCAAACCCTGGCTCGACGAACTCGCCACGACCTATGACTTCTCCCGGCTGCCCAACCCCCGCACTGACGAACGGCTGCTCTTGGGCGTCGCGGACGACCCGGCGCACCAGGACCAGCCCACGGTGTTCTACGAGCCGGACCGGGACGGCAACATGGCCATCTACGGCACCGGCGGATCCGGCAAGTCCGCTGCCCTGCGCGGCATCGCGATCGCCGCCGCTGTCACCCCGCGCGGCGGCCCGGTAAACATCTATGGCATCGATTGCGGCTCCTCGGGGCTGAAGATGCTCGACGGACTGCCGCACGTCGGCGAAATCATCAACGGCGACGACGTCGAGCGGGTCGGCCGGCTGCTGCGCTGGCTCCGGGACCTGGCCGACGACCGGGCGGCCCGCTACTCGGAGGTCCGGGCGTCGACCATCGTGGAGTACCGGACCCTGGCGGAGCAGCCGGCGGAAAAGCGGATCTTTGTGCTGGTGGACGGTATGTCCGCCTTCCGGGAAGCCTACGAATACAGCAAGCTCTCCGCGTTATGGGACATCTTCCTGCAGCTCGCCACCGACGGCCGTCCGCTCGGCATCCACCTTGTCATCAGCGGGGACCGGCCCAACTCGGTGCCGGCGTCGCTGCTGGCCTCGATCCAGCGCCGGCTGGTGCTGCGGCTGTCCTCCGAGGACGACTACCTCTCGATGGATGTGCCCAAGGACGTCCTGGGCCAGGCCTCGCCTCCGGGGCGCGGCCTGCTGGGCAACCTCGAAGTGCAGCTCGCCGTGCTTGGCGGCAACTCCAACCTGGCCGTGCAGGCCCGCGAGGTCAACAAACTCAGCCAGGCCATGCTGCGCCAAGGCGTCGAACCGGCCCCGCAGATTGAACGCCTGCCGGACCACATCGACCTCGACATCCTGCCCGCCGGCAGCCCTGACCTGCCGGTCATCGGCGTCGACGACGAAACGCTCCAGCCCGCCGAGATCCTGGCCAAGGGCCCGCTGCTCCTCGCCGGCCCTCCCGGTGCCGGCCGCACCGTGGCACTGGTGACCCTTGCCTACGCGCTGCGCCGGTCAAACCCCGGCGTCGAACTTTTCTACATCGGTTCCCGCCGCTCGGCGGCAGCGTCCCTGAAGCTCTGGGACCGTTCCGTGGTGGGCGCCGACGACGTCGAGGAGGCACTTGACGAACTGGTGGACTACTCCACCGGCACCCCGGGCAAGCTCGCAATCTTCATCGAGGGGCTGACCGACTTCACCGACACAGGGGCGGAATCCGGGATCGAACGGCTCGTCACGGCCTCGATCAAGGCCGAACAGTGGGTGGTGGGCGAGTCCGAAACCTCCACCTGGTCCTCGGCCTGGTCCCTCGCGCAACCGTTCAAGTCCGGCCGCCGGGGCCTGCTGCTGAACCCGGGCGACATCGACGGCGACAGCCTGCTCAGCACCTCGCTGGGCCGGATCAGCACCGACTTCGTCCCCGGCCGCGGCTACATCGTGGGCCGCGGCAAGGTCCGCAAACTCCAGCTCGCGCTGCCGCCGGAGAACCGGAACTAGGCCGCTGCCAACGGCGTGCCGGTCCTGCTTAAGGTTATCGATGATTGTCGATACGCTAGGGGGAGTTACCGTCTAGGGAGAACCACATGCCTGCTATCCGAACCTGCGAATCCACCTCCTGCTGCGGCCCGGGTGCCTGCGGCCCGGTGCCGCATCTCCGGGGCCCGGGCGCCGGCATTGCGCGCCACAACCTGGCCAGCGAACCCACGGGGGAGTTGCCGGCGTGAAGTTTCTTGAGAACACGCCCCGTTTTTTGTTCTTTACCGGCAAGGGCGGCGTGGGCAAGACCTCCGTAGCATGCGCAACAGCGCTCACCCTGGCCAGGGCCGGCAAGGCAGTCATGCTGGTCAGCACCGACCCCGCCTCCAATGTTGGCCAGGTCTTCGGCATAAGAATCGGGAACAGTGTCACTCCCATCCCGGCCGTGCCGGGACTCTCCGCCTTGGAAATTGACCCGGAGCAGGCGGCCGAGGCCTACCGCGAGCGGATCATTGCCCCCGTCCGCGGCCTCCTTCCCGAGACCGAACTGGCCGGCATCGCCGAGAGCCTGTCCGGTTCCTGCACCACGGAGATTGCCTCCTTCGATGAGTTCACCAGCCTGCTCGCCGACGACACGGCCTACGGGGACTACGACCACATCATCTTCGATACCGCCCCGACGGGTCACACGATCCGGCTGCTGCAGCTGCCCGGCTCGTGGACCGATTTCCTCGAGGCCGGCAAAGGCGATCCGTCCTGCCTCGGACCCCTCTCAGGGCTGGAAAAGCACAAGCAGGTCTACGCCAAGGCGGTCCAGGCACTCACTGACCCGGCGAGGACCCGGCTTGTCCTGGTCAGCCGGGCGCAGACCTCGTCGCTGACCGAGATCGAGCGGACCTATCGGGAACTGAACCAGATCGGAATCGGGGGAGGTTACGTCGTTGTCAACGGCGTCCTGCCGCCTGCCGCCGGTGCGGAGCAGCTCGCACAGGCCCTGCGCGCCCGGGAAGCCGCGGCCCTCGCTGCCATTCCCGAGGCGGTCGCCGGCCTGCCACGCGATGTCCTGGATCTGAAGCCGGGGAACATGGTCGGCATTGCGGCGCTTGAATCCCTGTTCGCGCCCACTTCCGGCGCCGCGATCACTGGTGATGCCGCGCTGCTCCCCGAGATTGCGGACGCCCCGCTGGCTGCCCTGGTGGACGACGTCGAGCTCGACGGCCACGGCCTCGTGATGTGCATGGGCAAGGGCGGCGTCGGGAAGACCACCGTCGCTGCGGCCATTGCGGTTGCCCTGGCCAGGCGCGGGCATGCGGTCCACCTCACCACGACCGATCCGGCAGCGCACCTGACCGAAACCCTCCATGGCTCCATTCCGGGCCTGACGGTTTCGCGCATCGATCCGGAGGCAGCCATCCAGGAGTACCGCGAACACGTGATGGCGACCAAGGGCAGGAGCCTGGACGATGACGGACGCGCGGCCCTGGCCGAGGACCTGATGTCCCCGTGCACGGACGAAGTTGCGGTGTTCCGGCAGTTCTCCAGGGTGGTCCAGGAGTCCCGCCGGCACTTTGTGGTGATCGACACGGCACCGACCGGCCACACCCTGCTGCTGCTGGACGCCACCGGTTCGTACCACCGGGAGATCGCCCGCCAGGTTGGCGACACCATGGGATTCGTAACACCGCTTATGCGGCTGCAGGACCCGGCCCAGACCAAGGTTGTCCTCGTTACGCTGGCCGAAACCACACCGGTCCTGGAAGCCGAAGAGCTGCAGAAAGACCTGGAAAGGGCGGGAATCCACCCGTGGGCCTGGGTCATCAACAACTCGATCGCCGCAGCACACCCGCAGACGCCGTTCCTGCGGGCCCGCGCCGCGAGCGAAATCGAACAGATCACGAAGGTGCACACCCTGACGGACCGGTTCGCCCTCATTCCGTTGCTGCCCGAAGAACCCATTGG
This genomic window from Arthrobacter sp. EM1 contains:
- a CDS encoding serine/threonine-protein kinase, with amino-acid sequence MSSKRPVAPPPVIPGFNYISLLGSGGFSDVYLYGQERPRRNVAVKVLLSDLKTEGARRRFESEANLMAQLSSHPYIVTIFEAEITDAGHSYLAMEYCSRPSLDVRYRRQPFSVDEVLAVGIQVASAVETAHRAGIAHRDIKPANILVTDYNRPALTDFGISGTLAGDSDEDAGMSIPWSPPEQFTGHHVDGVLVDVWALGATLYTLLAGRSPFVLPGADNSQRELISRITNLPVPKLGRADVPESLELALATAMAKAAPSRYSSAHAFALALQRIQAELNLSVTPFEVLEEPRAEENHPDDGFEETRVRSVAAIDPDATGNTPTFPARFGGADTSSTVDNATTFNNATIHRPPALPAFEAPVTGAAEGAAAPEDDLAATVNRSSTAPAASPNDGAEAHPAGHGRRTLLLSIVGGTVLVAAAVLGIVASTTGSEPAPKATDQVSKPPADALDNGTVPDVTALAGVAGAAGKVSFTWTNPQPKPGDSYKWRVHTLKGDGDYQSSAGPAAEIAANPAEPSCIQVMIVRTDGASSPLGPDSIACVSK
- a CDS encoding FHA domain-containing protein yields the protein MPSTNATAAVRYTPGSWLGVVRSGTVVLLHPDSTPALVESLWELLGTGPEAPEVLDTLSAASGGSLARLPWFAIVAGTGSLQLFLRGGIDLTVELPGGPVELSGRDVTTWTERRFEAADGFSLRIPGAEAAGAPRAAAELRLADGVVLLKGLRMDLRAAALPGALTAAGAGADGASAETVLAYPVEDLELERTLHGEPEPEPEPEPAAAAPAEPEPAAAEPEPEPEPAAAGREPAGPDQDQEASGAQKPAASEPAEQEPTGSYDHLWEQTVMRNIEDAAVREDPDADSELSGDFAETPPGPTPEPAAAVAVAEPAAAPAPAPDPPAAPHPVSTGLIDSVPWHTGGARSSPAAPAPAPALAPLPAVPLPTAAQQHVPMLPAARTETDADHDGQTIIKGDLAGAGPQPPSTQRAAAEQATGPMVLARVCPQGHANPSTCAQCGRCGQPLPGDGVQVRRPRLGQMRLSTGELIDLTQSLIVGRQPSVSRVQGAVMPKLIQVASPSGDISRSHVEVRLEGWHVMLCDLKATNGTVLVREGQPPRRLAQGEMAIVLDGDIAEVGDGISLRFEEIP
- a CDS encoding FtsK/SpoIIIE domain-containing protein, with product MRIRLTLRRDPAEAKDLAVTVDGLATVADIATQLWAADPSRRGTAPPPNLSLSIEEAFAAGGMKGSVLDRGDNLLESGLRPGSIVSLARLSEQFGTPGASRGPAAATLRVLSGPDVGREFSLPSGTSYLGRGRDADVRLTDPLTSKRHARITVGETVEIVDTNSANGLLMDGLPVTRATLNSSDTVALGDTTVSVVSLGTGHSSAPSSPLIDFNRSPRVVPRFELQKRMLPAGPKRQEHHAFPYIMLLAPLMMGGILFAVTQNVLSVVFMLMMPLFIVGHYVDQKLQAKRERKEQLKQFRESMAAFRAETTRLQNVERSVRLQETPSVSDTVDSIYKLGPLLWTHRPEHTGFLGLRFGLGTAPSRIQFEEPNSSDTEAEYMAEIQQCLAQFRDIEGVPIVSQLRSAGSFGLAGPRGLVDDVARGMVLQLAGLHSPAEVVLAAITSAQSKERWEWLQWLPHVGSGHSPLSGDHLAAGPGGGSALLSRLEDLIDQREAASQTPRPVLRPGVDPLSTDLAGPLLPTVLVVVEDDAPVDRGRLTRMLERGPDSGVHVMWVASSVQQLPAACRDFMAIDGEHGTTTGQVRLGRHTFPVSCESLDAGLAAQLARMLTPVVDVGKPLEDESDLPRAVSYATLIGKDFLDKPAVVAERWTENNSVRASAVPNRKDNGTLRALVGSKGIEPLYLDLKNEGPHALVGGTTGAGKSEFLQSWVMGMAAAYSPDRVSFLFVDYKGGAAFADCLQLPHTVGLVTDLSQHLVRRALTSLRAELHYRERLLNRKKAKDLLELQREADPDAPPYLIIIVDEFAALATEVPEFVDGVVDVAARGRSLGLHLILATQRPAGVIKESLRANTNLRVALRMADEDDAIDILGVPTAAYFDPSIPGRGAAKTGPGRIQGFQTGYAGGWTTEKPQRPQIEIVEMAFGSGPAWAAPVPENPVQEEAAGLNDIARMTANIIKAADVLSIEPPRKPWLDELATTYDFSRLPNPRTDERLLLGVADDPAHQDQPTVFYEPDRDGNMAIYGTGGSGKSAALRGIAIAAAVTPRGGPVNIYGIDCGSSGLKMLDGLPHVGEIINGDDVERVGRLLRWLRDLADDRAARYSEVRASTIVEYRTLAEQPAEKRIFVLVDGMSAFREAYEYSKLSALWDIFLQLATDGRPLGIHLVISGDRPNSVPASLLASIQRRLVLRLSSEDDYLSMDVPKDVLGQASPPGRGLLGNLEVQLAVLGGNSNLAVQAREVNKLSQAMLRQGVEPAPQIERLPDHIDLDILPAGSPDLPVIGVDDETLQPAEILAKGPLLLAGPPGAGRTVALVTLAYALRRSNPGVELFYIGSRRSAAASLKLWDRSVVGADDVEEALDELVDYSTGTPGKLAIFIEGLTDFTDTGAESGIERLVTASIKAEQWVVGESETSTWSSAWSLAQPFKSGRRGLLLNPGDIDGDSLLSTSLGRISTDFVPGRGYIVGRGKVRKLQLALPPENRN
- the arsA gene encoding arsenical pump-driving ATPase, with protein sequence MKFLENTPRFLFFTGKGGVGKTSVACATALTLARAGKAVMLVSTDPASNVGQVFGIRIGNSVTPIPAVPGLSALEIDPEQAAEAYRERIIAPVRGLLPETELAGIAESLSGSCTTEIASFDEFTSLLADDTAYGDYDHIIFDTAPTGHTIRLLQLPGSWTDFLEAGKGDPSCLGPLSGLEKHKQVYAKAVQALTDPARTRLVLVSRAQTSSLTEIERTYRELNQIGIGGGYVVVNGVLPPAAGAEQLAQALRAREAAALAAIPEAVAGLPRDVLDLKPGNMVGIAALESLFAPTSGAAITGDAALLPEIADAPLAALVDDVELDGHGLVMCMGKGGVGKTTVAAAIAVALARRGHAVHLTTTDPAAHLTETLHGSIPGLTVSRIDPEAAIQEYREHVMATKGRSLDDDGRAALAEDLMSPCTDEVAVFRQFSRVVQESRRHFVVIDTAPTGHTLLLLDATGSYHREIARQVGDTMGFVTPLMRLQDPAQTKVVLVTLAETTPVLEAEELQKDLERAGIHPWAWVINNSIAAAHPQTPFLRARAASEIEQITKVHTLTDRFALIPLLPEEPIGEEKLSALTALSSPPAV